ATTGGCTATGTCATTCGGAATCTAACTAGCTACGGTTAAAGTAATTTTGGATTTTGGATTTTAGATTTTAGATTAATCCAAAATCCAAAATCTAAAATCCAAAATTGATGCCCCTTCCTGATAATTTATGACCATAAAAGAAACTTGGAGCCAGCGGTTTGAATCAGCATTGCATCCAGCGATCGCTCGTTTTAATGCCAGTATAGGTTTTGATATTGAATTAATCGAATATGACCTCACTGGTTCTCAAGCCCATGCTAAAATGCTCGCTCACACAGGCATCATCTCCCCAGGAGAAGGAGAGCAACTGGTTGTCGGTTTAGAACAAATTCGCCAAGAGTACCGCCAGGGTAAATTTCAGCCCGGTGTCGATGCTGAAGATGTACATTTTGCAGTTGAACGCCGACTGACAGAAATTGTGGGCGATGTGGGTAAAAAAGTGCATACGGCGCGATCGCGTAATGACCAAGTTGGCACCGACACTAGACTCTACCTCCGCGACCAAATCCAACAAATCAAAAGCAATTTGCGAGAATTTCAAGGTGTTTTACTGGATATAGCTGAAAAACACGTTGAAACTCTGATTCCTGGCTATACTCATCTACAACGCGCCCAACCGGTGAGTTTAGCTCATCACCTCTTGGCATACTTTCAAATGGCTCAACGCGACTGGGAACGTCTAGCTGACGTTTCTCGCCGTGTGAATATCTCGCCTTTGGGGTGCGGTGCTTTAGCGGGAACTACTTTCCCCATCGATCGCCACTACACAGCCAAACTCTTGAATTTTGACGATATTTATGCCAATAGCCTCGATGGAGTGAGCGATCGCGATTTTGCGATCGAATTCTTGTGTGCTGCTAGTTTGATTATGGTTCACCTCAGCCGCCTTGCAGAAGAAGTCATTCTTTGGTCATCGGAAGAATTTCGCTTTGTCACCCTCAAAGATAGCTGTGCTACTGGTTCTAGTATCATGCCCCAAAAGAAAAACCCCGATGTTCCAGAATTAGTGCGGGGGAAAACGGGGCGTGTATTCGGTCATCTCCAGGCAATGTTAGTGATTATGAAGGGGCTACCTTTGGCATATAACAAAGACCTACAAGAAGATAAAGAAGGTTTGTTTGATAGCGTTAAGACAGTCAAAGCCTCTCTAGAAGCAATGACGATTTTGCTGAGAGAAGGTTTGGAATTTCGTACTGAGCGGTTAGCATCAGCCGTGGCGGAAGATTTTTCTAATGCTACCGATGTCGCAGATTATCTGGCAGCACGGGGCGTTCCTTTTCGAGAAGCTTATAACCTTGTGGGTAAAGTCGTAAAAACTAGTATTGCCGCAGGCAAACTCCTCAAAGATTTGACATTGGAAGAGTGGCAACAACTACATCCAGCATTTGCAGCAGATATTTACGAGGCGATATCCCCCCGTCAGGTTGTGGCAGCCCGCAATAGTTACGGTGGTACTGGCTTTGTACAGGTAAGCAAAGCACTTATAGCCGCCCGCGCTCAAATTGATCGATAGAGAGAGACAAGGGGGATAAGGGGGACAAGGGGGACAAGGAGAATTATTGAAAATCTCTCCCTTGTCTCCTTTGTGCCCAAAATAAATAAGGGCGTACAAATGTACGCCCTAAAAATTAAATAACCCAAACAATAAGGATTTAGGCAGGCAGCTTATTCAGTGTCAGCTGCTGCTGCGCCTTCTTCTTCCTCACTCTTTGGTGGTCTTTGTTGGAACCTTCTCTGCATTCTTCCTGTCGTAGTTCGTTTACGAAACTTTCTGGCATACGCCTGGTTACGTAGCGCCTTTTCTTTTTTCGGGTTACGGCGCTTGGCCATGTTCACCTCATTAATAAACAACAAAAAAGTAGCAACTAGGCATCACTTAGGCAATATTAGTTACCAATGTTATTGATATACTTGTAGCCTAGTGCAGCAATAAATACGCTTTAAACAGTGTACTAGTCTATCGCATAGAACCTTGATCTGTCAATAAAAATTCTAAATTATCCCTGCCAGGTAGACGAAAAATACCTTTTCTTAGATTCTAATCTGTTAAATAGATTGTAAATTAGCTAACTACTTGTTGTTATTGAAACAAATAAATTTTATCAGGAAAGAATTCAGATTGTTTTTTTAATGTGTGCTGAAAAACTATTAGTAATAGCTAGTTTCAGCAGCAATAATGCTAACGATAAACTGAAATTTTTCCTAATTCAAAAAATATTATGTATATATAAATATAGTGCTTCTCTTGAAACTTGATGTTAGAATCAATAATATTCTACGTAAATCGTGAGAATAAAATCTCAACCCACAAACATTTTTGTATAAAACAAAACTCAACCAAGATTTTATTAGTTGAGCTTATGTAAGTGGTAGAGAACTATAGAATACAACATAGAAAATTTGAAGATTGAACGTTATTGCTTTTTTTCCGGCAGCTGTAGAGTCCACACGTAACTTATGGCGTATTGGACAAACAGTACTGGGTATAATATTTCGTCATCCCATTACTGGCACTAGCATCATCCCAATTTTACCTGATGGTCGAATAGTACTGATCCGGCGGCGTGACGATGGTCTTTGGGCATTGCCTGGAGGAATAGTGGATTGGGGAGAAGATATTCCCAATACAGTCCGCCGAGAATTGATGGAGGAAACTGGGCTAGACTTAGTGAAAATTAACCGTTTAGTAGGGGTTTACTCTGCACCAGACCGCGATCCCAGAATCCATTCAATTTGTATTGTGGTTGAAGCCGAGGTGCATGGGACAATGGAAATTAAGGATACTTTGGAAGTTATGGAAATCCAAGCTTTCTCTCCCAGTTTCCTACCTTCAGGACAGATGTCTCACGACCATACTCGGCAGTTGCAAGACTACTTGAAGGGCTTGACAACATTGGCATAATAATGATTGGTCATTAGTCATTAGTCTTTTATCATTTGCTGCCAAAGTTACGATCTAAGGAAGCATCTCTCCTCTACGAGAGGCTGCGCGAACGGCTTACACTTCTCTCTTTGTAATTTGTCCAAAACTAATAACCAATGACTAATGACTAATGATTAATGACTATTTATTATGGTGCTAAAAGTTAACTACTAAATTAAAATGGATACACTATTCCGCAACTCCCGGAGAAAGCTTTCTCAAGGGTTAATATTCTGGCGTGAAGTCGGTGAAAAAACTCCTATAATTTTTTTACATGGTGCTTGGAATGAGAGTAGCCAATGGTTATCTGTGATGGAGTCTCTTGCACAAGATTTTCATTGTTTTGCACCTGATTTATTAGGGTTTGGTGAATCAGAGAATCCGAATATCCACCATTCGATAGATTTACAAGTTGAGTGTTTAGCTGAGTTTTTGCAAGCTGTCAAGCTAGAAAAAGTATATTTAGTGGGGCATTCTCTTGGGGGTTGGGTTGCTGCTAGCTATGCTTTAAAGTATCCAGAGAAAGTTGAAGGTGTGGTATTGCTAGCACCAGAGGGTGTCGAGATAGCAGGACAAGAACAGCATTGCCGAAAGATGCGGCGATTATTGAATTATCCACCACTAATAGTTAAATTGTTGCGATCGCTAATTCCCTTAACTAAAGTTCTGGGTTGGCAGGAAAAAATTGTCCAGGATTTGCAATTACGTCAGGAATTGCTGCGTTACCCCATAGCTTGTCAGTTACTTTTCAAACGACGACAAGTAGAAATTGAGGCGGAATTAGTGCAAAAGCGGCTTTATATGATAGATGCCCCAGTTTTTATTTTACAAGGTGGCCAAGATACACCAGATGCTTTAGCCAAAAGTCGGGTTTATGCTCAACTGATGCCGAAAGTAGAGTTGAAAATGATTGCCCATGCTGGAAATGATTTACCAGAATCTTCGGCTGGGATGGTGGCGATCGAAATTCGGGAGTTTATTCAAGGTATTTTAAAAAGCCATAATTTAAACGAATTAAACTAGTACAACACGGCGGAAAGAAACCACCCATTTAAAATAGCCAGAAAGCTTACAAAATAAGCATTCTTTCTTTTTACTTTTGCCTTATTGTACTAGTGGTCTGTCCCATTAAATTTGAGAGATAAAAGAACGAACCACATACTCCTACGGAGAAGCAAGCTACGCGCAGCGTCTCGTTAGAGAAGGACGCAAAGAGCGCAAAGTTAAGCTGATACCTGTTGGGTTGCGCTCGGCTCCACCCAACCTAAGTCTCTTCTCTGCTTCATTCTATTCCATCTGTGCTATCACCCATTACTATTTCGCGCATTCCCAAAAATATTAAATTGGGTTCTACAATTAAGTGTTCTGTGATTTCAGGATATAAAACTTGTAAATAGGTTACTAATAAAGTGCGATCGCCACCTTTAATTGCAATGTTACCATCAGAAAATAATTGCAACCATGCCTCAAGAAAATCTTTAATTCCAGCTAATACTGTGTAAATTACTCCACTTTGAATTGCTTCTGTAGTATTAAGCGCAAAACGTGGTGGTAGAGACGCAATATTTTGCATTTTTAATAGTGGTAATTGTCCTGTTTGTTGACCGAGAGTTGCAAATTGCAAACCTAATCCTGGCAGAATTGCACCTCCAACTAGACACTGGTTATCATCCGCAGCTGTAAAAGTCAGCGCTGTACCAGTATCAATCACCAACATGGGAAAACCCCAAGTTTTCCCCGCACCCCACAAAGCTAAAGCGCGGTCAATTCCCAGTGTGGGATAAACATTTTTGA
This Nostoc sp. C052 DNA region includes the following protein-coding sequences:
- a CDS encoding NUDIX hydrolase, encoding MNVIAFFPAAVESTRNLWRIGQTVLGIIFRHPITGTSIIPILPDGRIVLIRRRDDGLWALPGGIVDWGEDIPNTVRRELMEETGLDLVKINRLVGVYSAPDRDPRIHSICIVVEAEVHGTMEIKDTLEVMEIQAFSPSFLPSGQMSHDHTRQLQDYLKGLTTLA
- the argH gene encoding argininosuccinate lyase — translated: MTIKETWSQRFESALHPAIARFNASIGFDIELIEYDLTGSQAHAKMLAHTGIISPGEGEQLVVGLEQIRQEYRQGKFQPGVDAEDVHFAVERRLTEIVGDVGKKVHTARSRNDQVGTDTRLYLRDQIQQIKSNLREFQGVLLDIAEKHVETLIPGYTHLQRAQPVSLAHHLLAYFQMAQRDWERLADVSRRVNISPLGCGALAGTTFPIDRHYTAKLLNFDDIYANSLDGVSDRDFAIEFLCAASLIMVHLSRLAEEVILWSSEEFRFVTLKDSCATGSSIMPQKKNPDVPELVRGKTGRVFGHLQAMLVIMKGLPLAYNKDLQEDKEGLFDSVKTVKASLEAMTILLREGLEFRTERLASAVAEDFSNATDVADYLAARGVPFREAYNLVGKVVKTSIAAGKLLKDLTLEEWQQLHPAFAADIYEAISPRQVVAARNSYGGTGFVQVSKALIAARAQIDR
- a CDS encoding pantothenate kinase, producing the protein MGEIWLALEIGNSRLHWALFIGKKLYSAWDSDHLAESDIQQLAKCQTLDRLLLAISAPHQKIRVENTSSSPPPLLLASVVPKQTAIWQTYPNTRVITLEQVPLKNVYPTLGIDRALALWGAGKTWGFPMLVIDTGTALTFTAADDNQCLVGGAILPGLGLQFATLGQQTGQLPLLKMQNIASLPPRFALNTTEAIQSGVIYTVLAGIKDFLEAWLQLFSDGNIAIKGGDRTLLVTYLQVLYPEITEHLIVEPNLIFLGMREIVMGDSTDGIE
- a CDS encoding alpha/beta fold hydrolase, which gives rise to MDTLFRNSRRKLSQGLIFWREVGEKTPIIFLHGAWNESSQWLSVMESLAQDFHCFAPDLLGFGESENPNIHHSIDLQVECLAEFLQAVKLEKVYLVGHSLGGWVAASYALKYPEKVEGVVLLAPEGVEIAGQEQHCRKMRRLLNYPPLIVKLLRSLIPLTKVLGWQEKIVQDLQLRQELLRYPIACQLLFKRRQVEIEAELVQKRLYMIDAPVFILQGGQDTPDALAKSRVYAQLMPKVELKMIAHAGNDLPESSAGMVAIEIREFIQGILKSHNLNELN